In Lentimicrobiaceae bacterium, the genomic window GTTGAGGAATTTCGAAAAGCAAACGCTTTAATTTTGTTTTCCAACTACGAAAATATGCCTGTCGTTATTTCCGAAGCGTTTGCTTGCGGTCTTCCGGTTATTGCTACCAAAGTTGGCGGTATCCCCGAATTTGTTAGCGAAAGCAACGGAATTTTGGTCGATAGAGGCAACGAGGAGCAACTTAAAAACGCAATGCAAGAAATTATGCTCAATTATTCAAAATACGATTCAAATAAAATACGAAACCAAGCCGACAAAATTTTTAGTCAAGCGGCTGTTAAAAAATCACTCGAAAATCTTTACAGTAAGATTAATTAATCAAAATTGATATGATAAGAATTAAAACTACGACTTTTATACTACTACTTTTTGTTGCTCATCTGGCTACCGGTCAGACGTCTATAGAACAAATGCGAAAAGATATTCTGTTCTTAACCGACTCATCTCTTTTAGGTCGTGAATCGGGAACCAAGCAAGCTGAAATAGCAGCCGACTACATAGCTAAGCGAATGAAAGAAATCGGTCTTAAACCATACGATTCCAAAAACGGATTTTATCAGCAATTTAACTTACACTTTCCGGTTATTTTTGAAGATGCGAAATTAACAGTCAATAAAAGAGAGTTTAAGTATAAAGAAGATTTTTGGATTACAGACTTTTCGGGTAGCGGCACAGCTGTCGGCACTGCTCTTGAACTAAAATGCAGACAACTAAATTCGTTGAATAAAAGAAGTGAGACCGAGTTTCTGAATAAGATTATTTTACTCGACTTAGCTAATTACAAAGATATTGACAATGATTTTGACCTTATAGATACCATTACCGAAACGGTTAAAACAATAGCTGATAAAGGTGCAGCTGGTATAATTATGTACAACACATCGGATAAACCTAACGTGTTGTTATTATTTGGTTCTACATTTACCGATACGGTTGATATTCCTGTGATTTTTATAAAAAAATCGTCTTACTCAAAAATCAGACGTTGGAGGAATACAAAGATTTCACTGACCACAAATGTTGAACGAACAACTACAACGCCAACAAATGTCATAGGAAAAATTGATAATAATTCCGACAAAACCGTAGTCATAGGTGCACATTACGATCATTTGGGAGTGAAACTATCCATTAATTCCAACAGAGAAGAAGTTTTCAACGGAGCCGACGACAATGCTTCGGGCGTAGCTCTTATGCTGCAGCTTGCCGAATGGATGCTCTACAACGAAAGCATTAACTACAACTACCTGTTTGTTGCTTTTGATGCAGAAGAAAAAGGTCTTTGGGGTTCGAAATACTTCTGCAATAATAAATACATTAACAATGACAGCATATATTATATGCTCAATATTGATATGGTTGGGCGTTTGGGAGTTTTAGGCGACAGTATTCAAGTGTTTGGAACGGGAAGTGCCGAAAGCTGGAATAATATTTTGGATAAAATAAGTTGTGATGATTTTGGCGTGATAAGAAGAAAAAACTCACCGCCAATGTCAGACCACTTTTCGTTTTACAGCAATGAAATTCCTGTTGCTTTTATAACCACAGGTCTGCACGAGCAATATCACCAACCCACCGACGACGAGCATTTGATTAATTACGAAGGTATGGCAAAAGTCTTGCAATATACACGTCAGTTTTTGCGTATTGCTGAAAGAGACAGAGCCATTAAATTTTCGGAAACGAAAGAGTAATAAATTTTCATTACTGCCTGATGAATATCTTTAATCACAAAGGTGCTGTTGGGGTGCGGGTTACGGTAGCCTTTAGCTTTTGGCTATTAGCCTTTAGCCATTAAACAAACTTTGCCAACAGCCAACAGCCAACAGCCAACAGCCAACAGCTAACAGCTAAAATCACATCTACCATACAACAATAATAAATTTTAAGCACAATAGCTGTAAATATCAAATATATAGTTAATTTTGCACAATAAGAAAACACATAGAATAACAAAATAAAATAATAAAAACTTATGAAATACACAGCATTATCAAAGGTTCACGAAAGCAACGGAGCTAAAATGGTTGAATTTGCAGGTTATTACATGCCTATTCAATTTACAGGTATAAACGATGAACACGAAACAGTACGTACAAAATTAGGCGTTTTTGACGTCAGCCACATGGGCGAAATTTGGGTAAAAGGTCCAAATGCATTGGAATTTTTGCAATACGTTACCAGCAACGACGTTTCGAAACTTACAGACGGAAAAATTCAGTACGCTTACTTCCCAAACAAAACGGGCGGTATAGTCGATGATTTTTTGACTTACAGAATAGACGCCGAAACATATTTGCTTGTTGTAAACGCTTCGAACATGGAAAAAGATTGGAATTGGCTTGTTGAAAACAACAAACATAACGCAGTTTTATACAACGCTAGCGACGAAATTTCGCAACTTGCTGTTCAAGGTCCGCTTGCACTTAAAGCTATGCAAAAACTTACCGACACTCCAATTGAGGACATGAAATACTACACTTTCAAAAAATTAAATTTTGCAGGTGTTAAAGACGTAATTTTTTCTATTACAGGTTACACAGGTTCAGGCGGTTGCGAAATTTATTTTGCAAATGAAGATGCTCATAAAATCTACTCAGCTGTTATGGAAGCCGGTAAAGAATACGGCATTAAACCAATTGGTTTGGCTGCACGCGACACTCTACGCTTAGAAATGGGTTTCTGCTTGTACGGCAATGATATCGACGAAACAACATCGCCTATTGCCGCCGGATTAAGCTGGATTACTAAATTCCCCGAATACAAAAACTTTATCAACAGAGAACAATTGCTTAAAGATAAAACCGAAGGTACAAAAGAAAAACTTGTAGGTTTTGAACTTATCGACAAAGGTATTCCACGTCAAGGATACGACGTTGTTGATGCCAACAATAACAAAATCGGTAGAGTTACTTCAGGAACTATGGGTCCTTCGGTTAAAAAACCTATTGGAATGGCTTACGTAGCTTCCGAACACGCAAAAGAAGGAAACAAGATTTATATCTTGGTTAGAAATAAACCTTTGGAAGCTGTTATTGTTAAACTTCCATTCTACAAAGGATAAGATGATTGAAGCAAGCGTATTTTTATCGCCAGACCTGTATAAACACAACAAAAGCAATTATAAAAATACGCTTGCTGTCATTATTGACGTATATAGAGCCACGTCTTCGTTTTCGGTTTTATTCGACGTCGGGTTGGAAAGTATTATTCCGACTGCCGAAATTGACGATTTGCTCAAACATAGAACTAATCCCGACTTACTTATTGCAGCCGAAAGAGGTGGCGATAAATTGCCTTTCGCCGACTTCGGAAACTCGCCTACCGAGTATTTAAAACACGATTTTAAAGGAAAAACTATCGCCTACTCTACTACCAACGGCACAAGAGCTATTGAAGCCGCACGCAATAATAAAAAAGTAATTACTGCATGTTTCAATAACCTATCGGCTGTCGTAGATTTCATTATCAATGAAAAAGTTTCGGAACTTGGTATAATATGCTCGGGATGGGAGAACAATCCTTGCATTGAGGACACCTTATGTGCCGGCGCTATTATTGATAAAATTAAGGAAAACACTAAACCTAACGAAGTTTTTATCAAAAACGATTCGGCTAATATGGCTTACGAATTGTGGAAAAGCAATAAACACAACTTTGAAAAACTGATTAAAAAAGGTAATCACTACGAAAGGTTGTACAAACGCAATTTGCTTTCGGATTTGGAATATTGTCTTAAAATAGATGTTTCTAAGTCTGTTCCTGTGCTGACAGGAGACGGGAGACTAGTGAATGGTGGTGGGTGATGAGTGATGAGTGATGGATGATAAGTGATGGCTTGTCCCGAGTATTCGGGAGTGATGGGTGGCTGTTAGCTGTTAGCTGTTAGCCGTTAGCTGTTGCGGGGTGCGGGGTGCGGGACTTCGCTCACTGAGCCTGTCGAAGTGTCGAAGTCCCGAAAAACATCTATACTAACATTTTCGGCATTTCGACAAGCTCAATGACCGAAAATGCCGAAGGCGTATCGAAATGCCGAAGTGATGAAGACAATGAGTGCCAATATTTTCGTGCTTCGATTGCTACGGTGTCTGAGTTTATCGAAGACCGCACTCAGCAACCGAAAATATTGCAATGACCGAAAATGGTTGAAATGACCGAAAATGTCGAATCACTCACCACCGACCACCGACCACCGACCACTCACCACCAATCACCAACCACTACATATAAAGCATATAATCCGTAAAAAAGTTCCACTCTTCTTCCGAAATATTGTTATCTAAGATAAATTGCTTTTCCTTGTTTAGAGTTATTAGTGTTTCCTTTACGGAGATGCCGTTGTTCTTTATGTTGGCTTTAAGTTCGTCGATTGCGGGAAACACATCAGTTGTAATCCATTTTAAAATGATGTAATAAACGATATCGCTTTGTTTGGCGTCGTCATCTTTCAGATTGAAAAATATATCACGTGCCGTTGCCAACGAATCGCCGCCCATGCTAATTGAACACCTTGCAATGGCTCTTAAAACGTTTTTGTTCTCAGGTTGCTGTGCAAGTACTTTATAGTATGTATCAATAGCATCGGAATACATTTTATTGTCGCTGTATGAAATAGCCAATTGTATCAACACATCAGGGTTTTCGGGTTGCAGCATTAGAGCTTTTTTCGACCAATTGAGAGCTTCGGCATAATTTCCTAAAACATTGTAGCAATATACAATTTTGTTTATAGTCCAAACGCTTTGAGTCTCAAACAATTCCACCTTGATATAATAATTGACTGCAGCTTCAAAATTGTTTAACTGCTGATAGCAAAAGCCGATTTTTTCCAATAATTCTTTGTTTGGTGGTATTTTATTTTCGATGACCGTAAAAATGCGTAATGCCTTGCCGTAATATGAGTTTTTGAAGAAAAAGTCGGCAGCTTTGTGCAACAAAGTATTGTTTTCGCCCTGCAACTCGACTAATATTCCGCTATCCAAAACCCAATCTATCTCAAAAAAGTTTACAAACTCGTTTTTATTCGGATGCAACTTGAAAAATCGGTATAAATCCTGAATGTATTGCGAAAAAATAAATGGCTTGGTATTGTCAACATCTTTCCACTGTTCGTCTTCTTTAATTTCTTTTAGTTGCTCACTTTCAATACTTAACATAGAAACTATTTGTTTGCACTGTTCAGCCGGCAAGGAACTCAAATTGAAATAGAATGAATATTTGTCGGAATTGCAGATGTAGAACGAATTTTCGATGCTTTCCACAAGTTTTTGTTTAACATCATCGGAAACATTGGCAGGAACATCGTTTATTTCGGGATTTTCTCTGTAAAAAGGACGAAACCAATTGGAAATCTCCTTAAAAAAAGGATAGTTCTTAAACTGGGCAAAGGTTCCCATGAAAAAATCGCTGCCTTCAAGTTGCATTTCCGACATTTTTTCCATACGATTTATCAAATCCGAATCGGAACCGAAAATATTTTCCCAATCGGGGTTCATATCGTTGTTATCGGAATTGAATAAATCTTCCAAATTCAATTTATCTTTAAGACTGTCTTTTAGTTTATCTTCAAGCCCTACAACATTAGGCAAAATCTCGTCAACAAGCTGTTTCGACAGTTTTTCTGTTTCCAAAG contains:
- a CDS encoding M28 family peptidase codes for the protein MIRIKTTTFILLLFVAHLATGQTSIEQMRKDILFLTDSSLLGRESGTKQAEIAADYIAKRMKEIGLKPYDSKNGFYQQFNLHFPVIFEDAKLTVNKREFKYKEDFWITDFSGSGTAVGTALELKCRQLNSLNKRSETEFLNKIILLDLANYKDIDNDFDLIDTITETVKTIADKGAAGIIMYNTSDKPNVLLLFGSTFTDTVDIPVIFIKKSSYSKIRRWRNTKISLTTNVERTTTTPTNVIGKIDNNSDKTVVIGAHYDHLGVKLSINSNREEVFNGADDNASGVALMLQLAEWMLYNESINYNYLFVAFDAEEKGLWGSKYFCNNKYINNDSIYYMLNIDMVGRLGVLGDSIQVFGTGSAESWNNILDKISCDDFGVIRRKNSPPMSDHFSFYSNEIPVAFITTGLHEQYHQPTDDEHLINYEGMAKVLQYTRQFLRIAERDRAIKFSETKE
- the gcvT gene encoding glycine cleavage system aminomethyltransferase GcvT, translating into MKYTALSKVHESNGAKMVEFAGYYMPIQFTGINDEHETVRTKLGVFDVSHMGEIWVKGPNALEFLQYVTSNDVSKLTDGKIQYAYFPNKTGGIVDDFLTYRIDAETYLLVVNASNMEKDWNWLVENNKHNAVLYNASDEISQLAVQGPLALKAMQKLTDTPIEDMKYYTFKKLNFAGVKDVIFSITGYTGSGGCEIYFANEDAHKIYSAVMEAGKEYGIKPIGLAARDTLRLEMGFCLYGNDIDETTSPIAAGLSWITKFPEYKNFINREQLLKDKTEGTKEKLVGFELIDKGIPRQGYDVVDANNNKIGRVTSGTMGPSVKKPIGMAYVASEHAKEGNKIYILVRNKPLEAVIVKLPFYKG
- a CDS encoding 2-phosphosulfolactate phosphatase encodes the protein MIEASVFLSPDLYKHNKSNYKNTLAVIIDVYRATSSFSVLFDVGLESIIPTAEIDDLLKHRTNPDLLIAAERGGDKLPFADFGNSPTEYLKHDFKGKTIAYSTTNGTRAIEAARNNKKVITACFNNLSAVVDFIINEKVSELGIICSGWENNPCIEDTLCAGAIIDKIKENTKPNEVFIKNDSANMAYELWKSNKHNFEKLIKKGNHYERLYKRNLLSDLEYCLKIDVSKSVPVLTGDGRLVNGGG